One Gossypium hirsutum isolate 1008001.06 chromosome A08, Gossypium_hirsutum_v2.1, whole genome shotgun sequence genomic window, GGCTTAAACAGATGTGGCAAAAGTTGCAGATTAAGGTGGACTAATTATCTAAGGCCCGATATCAAAAGAGGAAAGTTCACTGAAGAAGAAGAGAGAGTTATTATTAACCTTCATGCTGTTCTTGGAAACAAGTACGTAATACCTGTTTTCTTtggattttagaaaaaaaaaaaaaaagagtaaaggaAAAGCATCTAAGGTATTTATGGTTGGTTTTACCTTGTTTGTTGCAGGTGGTCTAGGATTGCTGCTCATCTTCCAGGAAGAACAGATAATGAACTAAAAAACTACTGGAATACACAGATTAGGAAGAAGCTCCTGAACATGGGAATCGACCCTCAAACCCACAAGCCAAGAACTGATCTTAATCATCTCTTAAATCTTTCCCAGTTGCTTTGTGCCTCACAGTTAGGCAACCTCATGAATCCTTGGGACACTGCTTTTAAACTACAGGTTGATGCTGCTCAACTAGCCAAAACCCAACTATTGCAAAACCTACTGAAAATTATCAACACAAACAAACCTGCAACTGTTGACACAGCCGGTTTCCTTGGATCCCAAAACCCTTACCCTATTGAAGGATTACTCGATGGAACAAGCACCCTCTCTGATAAAGAACTAGCCCCAACACCTGAGAACATTACAAACAACGCTGGTGCAACCTCTCAAACATCAACTGACTTCCAGGCTCTAGAGAACCCATGTGCATATTTTGGAAATGGATTCAACTACGAAAGCAACCTTGGCATGAATAATCAGAGTTTGAGCAACTCCTTTGAGCAAACAGAAAATCCACTGCCCGGGTTGGTTTCAGCATCGCTTGGTCAGACTTCATCGATAAACCAGACGGACAACAAGACCGAGACAGCACCAGATTCCACCATCTATGAGGCTTGGGATAAGCTAATCATGGAAGACGAAGCCGATGGCTCCTACTGGAAAGAAATTCTAGAGTAAGTGCTTCTCTTGTTGGATTCTctaatcattttcatttctttgttgcctttattttctttaatagttgataaaatttattttctcttgCATTTGCAGCTTAACTTCATCATCCTCATCACCTATCTCATGGTAGAGCAGCTTTCGGCAGGATACATATATGATCAAGCAGAGAAACATTATTTGATTCATTTAGGAAGCTGAATAATTGAGCTACCTATGTGTAAGAATTTGTACACCCACACCCACATGCGtttgagattttttttgttttttggttaatcaaaatacaataataaGTTATGGGATgtaatatttttctttctaaacATAGATACCTTGTAATTTGTTTTTCCTTAAAATCAAACCAAGGATGGTGAAACTAAATCCctggtcttgcttttaattcatgCATCAAAAATATAGTTCATGTGAATATAATAAAAACTTGCTTTACTGAAAATATAagattccatttttattttatttttttaagaaacaacatttttttttctttctaaataaaAACTGGATTAATACTTCAGTTTTGCACGTTAGTGTTTGTTTTAGTGACTAAAAGTCAAAATATTAGTTGAATAATTAGGCTTTTCGGTGAAATTGTTTCCGTCCATTACAAACCTACCCCTACCCTTATTTTTTTGTAGTTCAACTAAACTCTCTCTCCCTtgtatcaagtttttttttttatatttaaaattttttatatatcataaatcaataaataCCTCAAAGctaatacttattttaaaattccttcctcttttcaTAAAAAACATACAAAGCTAAGAGATAGAATTTGCAAATTGTGGAGGAAAAACGTCAAGTAAAacagataatttttttaaaaaatttttaaggtAAGCAATTCAAATGTTTaatctttaaataatttttatttaaaaatttaaattttgttaagaggaagggaaataaaaaataaaataagtgaaaAATGGCAGCTTCAGCCATGGCAATCTATTTCACCCGCCCTAAGGTGAGATTATCAAGTCACTGgatatcaatttcacattaaataaactagtaaaattttataaaataaaattatttaaaaatagaaaattctgTTTAATCTATTTACAaatcaaatggtttaatttctttttttctaaattgatatatttgtgatttttttatccAATATCTGATTCGATTCCAATAATCTtactttaaataaaagaatacgAAGTTACAAGatgaaattaaatagaaattaaatagaaattaaataatatttaacttctattttaggaaaaaaatttatCTTGTGTCATGATGTAATTGGTTAAAAAAATTTGTGTAAACATTTGAACCAATTTGTGTAAagaaattgtattttatttatatctttgacaaaaatactttaaataaagccaaatttatattttttttaaaaagacataaaaataaattcaatccctaatgtttatttattttgtcattttgactcttattttttttttgggggggaggGGTTATTTTGGCTCttaacatttgaaatttagtcaaattgcttgctattggacaaaaaaattggctgaactattaaaattttaaaattttaatgacattgACGTGATAACTCATGTGGCACTTTATTTATATTTCTCCACTAATATGGATAAATTTTCtaaatgttttcaaattttttaaattctttttttaaattttataaaataaatgtagACTAGTATGTTAGTGGCCACATCAATATCGTTAAACTTTTAACAATTCAgtcaattttctatttaaaagtaaatttaactaaaatttaaaagttgaaaactaaaataataaaaaataagagccaaatgataaaataaataaacggactaaatttatttttatgcaaAGTTCGAAGAGGAGTCCAAACCATTTGAATTAAGAGCCCAAAGCCTTGTATAGGAATGGTGCTTGGAAGTATAAAATGTTAAGCGTAAGAGAAGATTGGGTTTTGTTTAGGGGTGAACCTAATAAATCCAATTTTCTGAATTAATTCTTTGGGCAAGtactattttttaaagaaataagttTTCCCATCCTCCTTTTTGTAGTTTATAATATAACTGTTcggtaaaaatagaataaaaattctTATTCAACTTAGAAAATGAGgcttaatttttaacaaaaataattattttttttatttaatgtgtaaattattaatttatctattcttttaatataagggcaaaatataatataaatcttACTACAATGGTCTCTATTATACTTTTACATAAGACGTTATTATTTGATATACTATGTTTAATTCCATGAGGACTTTAATATATTTGCATGTCTCATCCTTTAAAAAAGCTTAAgctctgttttattttttaaatatattttctttttattttctttttttttaattgaaaaacatgtttagtaaattaaaattaaaatttgtttttaataatgaaatacatttggtaattatttttctctaacaaaagcaaaataatttttttttacatgtatacatattcgAACTAGGTACTTGTACCAGTACTTCTATACCCGATTCGGTCCTCGGAACTCAATATAGGAATATTATATTTGGGGCCAAAGCGATCTTGGCTAATTACTAGGTAGTTTGAATATTAAACgatgaaattttcaattaatcaatcCGATAATATTATTTTAGAAGGTTAGAGACATTATTGATTAACTGAGTATGTttagaaatgaattaaaatatgattcTTGATCAATACAGgggtaaatttcaaaattttagtgaAGGTATTGATACCTTGTCTTCACTATCGATACCAAAAATGTTATCGATACAAAAAATGCATTCTAACTTTCTATTTTCATTGATGTGAatataggtatcgatactttgggcaattttttcttaaaaacacttgGAAAATTTCACTTAAAACCCCTTGCATTGATTCGAAACAGTCCACCACTTCAAAACTAGTTCAGTTCACCTCAAACTCATTAAAATTCATCACTTAAATATACCAATTAACTAGAATATAAGTCTTTATCTAGCTTAGTTTGAGCATGCTTTAATTTCTAATAAGTTCATGGAACCAATTGAGTTTATAAAATCTTACATTCTAGTCCTTCCAACACTTACTTTATTCATAGCTTATTAAGCCTATGTGCATGCCACATCTAAACCAAAATAATTGCATCTGACTCTTTTACGAGCTTCGTGGATGTGATGAAATGTACCGAGGTCAATTTTCCGATCCAACGCTTGCTATCTTATACTTACGCATGATAAACAAAATGTGTTAAGTCTATGAAGATTTAGTAAGTATCCATGATATTCAAAATCTATTAAATTCCTTAATTCCtaatatttaatttctttgtttatttatcatattacaTCTCAAATTTTCTTATTATCATACTCATTTGCCACTTTTtacttatttcacaatttagtcattaagtcctcaatttaacccataaaattCACTACTCTTTTTAATACAtgtaattttcataatttcatcaataatCTTTATCATTTCATTCACAATTTTATCTTTACACATTTAACTTACTAGTCCTTTGCTTTCTTATACTCCCTCAAATACATTCAATTTACTTATGTCTTCACTTTTCTGattaaatatttcaatcaatAGTCAAAGATAAACTTTTACCTTATAATGAAAATCGTTTACCTTCTTAACAGATGCCTAATAGACTAAACAGAACACTTGGGATATATGGAATTGATACAGAGGTGCACTAAAGTGCACTAATAGAGCAATAAGCATCGAAGTGCAAATCACTAAGCACTAAAGTGCAAAACagtaggcaccgaagtgcaaaacGATAAGCATCGAATGCGAGACAGTAAGCGCTAAAGCGCAAGAGGATAAACACGCTAAAatttccttaatggcatgccacctATATCCCAATACTTCTAATCCCGTCTACTTAGACATATTATATCATTCAtacatatcacttttacacttttcacaatttttacaattttttcctTGTAACAATATTTAGTATAATTATATCTTCCGCTCTCAATAACATATGTAAATTGTCTACATACTTAATAAACTTTTATAAATCACTAATAATTCTTATTATACATTTCACATAACACATTtacatactttacaatttagtcatcaTCACAATATTTCATGTAACAATATTTTTTCCTTTCAATAACACATATAGCATATCTCAATACTTATTAATATTTCCATAATTCACCACAACATCTGTTTCCTCATATTAACTGTTAATCACTTCACTTTTActatttctaatataaatttCCCAGATTCACGATATAACCtcaatttttcacaatttataaaataattgtagtTTGGActacaatatttatatattcttatatttttcactatcttctttattttccaaTATTTTCTTGTAAACTTTTATAACTTTCCAATTCAACCACTTTTTGACATAAAAGTCCCAATTCACTATTAAATACATTTTCTTTCTCATCTCACTTAGGGTctatttgtttacatgtaaaaggttttacggaAAATGTTTTACGGAAAATGTATTCTGCATTTTCCTatgtttgtttcacagaaaatagTTTGGTCAACGGAAAATGATTTACAGGTCAAGGGAAAATAAGCCCTTTTTTCTataaaatgacttacccttttgaaaagTGTAAGTCATTTTCCGAAAAAAAAAGCTcatctataaataattttatatttatataaaaattaacttaaatcaagcttaatattattatattgataataaaatttatttttatttttaaaaatatttaaaatgttttatttttcaatatgattaaacatacttatttaattatttatatttagtcatataataaattattaatataataaatataatatatcattttaataaattatttaatattttaattttattttaatactaaattttaaaaataataattataaataatattattcaaatattattgaaaatattcatattaatattttaatggtaaatatttattacaattataaatatattaataataaatgttttgtagtataaaggttaaaatatgtcttaagtctatgtacacttcacagatttgtaatttagtctttgtctttttattttcaagaatttggtccctatacttttcaaatttgaaaattaagtccaattgttgacatcgtttattttttttgtaaattttgttgttgtcacatttttaaataaaaaatactcacttagtagtcatgtaattaaaaaatgacgttgtaatgaatctgattttaacataatatttttaatatatgcaaaaataatgtaaaatataaaattatagataaaaataaacttaattaaacaatgaaaaattaagaaaatctcaaatgtatgtttgtttaattgaaaacaatttttatgaaatatttgtaagaaatctaccaaacaacagaaaacattttatacaaattcatccaaacaccagaaaatattaacttttctagaaaaataaatcattttccagaaattattttccggaagttattttcaattaaacaaacggagccttaattcacataattaatccCACTATATTGTTTAAACATCAAATTTCTATGCATTTCACTTATATTATTTCCCCCACATATTTTTCTCaagtctttcaatttagtccatattttcataaaaattaatatttttccataatttcactTATCCAATATTTTGTGTATTTTTCACTATCACATAACTCAACTATTATGCTTTTATAATAATTTCCTACTTCACGTACTAAATTATTCCActttatattttacttaattaccacttagtttacaaatttcacattttaattctcaAATAAACACCATATTTATGTTTTTCTATCACTAAACttgaaaataacataaaaccTTAATATCCATACCTTATTCTCTTGAAACcaaactttaacttgattttctctctcctctaatttttattttcttaaatctaacttgatattctagctccccacaATCTCCttatcatttttctctcttggtggctatgaaAAATGAAACACCCTCTACCCATATCCGtcatcggaacagggtacgagacattaccttAACTTATCGaatcattattaattaaaagaaaaagtaaaacaaagtaaacatgtaatatttaataaattcgtataacatggtaattaagtTACCGCTTCTCTATATTCAACATAATTATGCAAAGCATAATTATTCGAATTGATTATGAGCCCTAATACCTATTCTTATCACATTGTTAGatatataattcatatgaatattaagaaacatgtatgggcttaactttcattaaatttctcatatatatgcatatacttttacacatcatttattcacataacgtataacaatcatatctatgtattttaaatacgctttcataacaatttgtcttGATTTCAGACTATCTTACATTGGAGTTTTACTCATCAAATCATCTAAAATACTATCTTTATACAAATAGTACACTTGAGTTgcacaattctataattatgaacgaacacatttataaaatatatttcatgttcatatatcatagtctcatgtctccatatatcaaatatataaccatcattttcttgtgtttcaaataaatacatataaccatacataagcatgtcattcactatttcttcctgtctatcacaatttcaaatggcagattcatgtgaatgagctcaataataactatgaaaatacttaccacattctttcacacatgttccacttataacaatatttttttatatttggcttAACATTTACTAAGCAATATCGGATATTTATTTATTaggcaatatcaaatattcaaattattctttaacatatataacatttaattcaaacatgaatgtaacaccccctaaccccaagccGTCACCGTaatagggctacgaggcattaccggacttatacactaacatttatacaaaatcgagtcataaactttacattccaaatcaattcttatcaaatttcatcttaaagtccttaatatgggcctacagggaccaatatatgttttagaagtgaCTCGGAACTAAACTgacaactttagaaatttttccttgaagataggggcacatgcccgtgtggcctggaaCATGGCTGTGGGGCCAGCCCGTGGGCAGATCTGATTTTCTCACACGGCCGTGGAACTAACCTATGGCCAATTCTGACTTTTCCACACGGCTTGGGCaaacgcccgtgtgacttggccatgtgaaaacatgatttttcaccatttttaagctattttcacatactatacacacctaattcatgcccaaaatatttatttataaaccttgatcaaataacattcatcaAACCTATTCAAACTTAGCAAATTTTTATTCATCCATTTCATTTCCTCTTAAAGATTATGCATCacatttacattcaaaatataAAGCATTTACAAGTGACAAACACcaaacctagtacatgccacataTCTAAAAGATAGATGCATCACCAAAATTGAGCTGAGATCGAGATTGACTCGGATGCTTGACTGAACTTCAACTTTACCTAACCTTTCTCACGGAAAACAACCGTATGCTGAGCATTggaaatactcagtggtattatcataattcaaattataataacaataaaatatcataacatacatagataattagcaaatcatacatacaaatcatatatatatttataccaaactATCATATTTCCATTATATCATTTCCAATGATAGATCCAATAAATCATCAATGAGATTTCAAATAACTCATGAATCTTT contains:
- the LOC107919603 gene encoding transcription factor MYB39, with protein sequence MGRSPCCAEDANLKKGPWTPEEDQKLVDCINKHGHGSWRALPKLAGLNRCGKSCRLRWTNYLRPDIKRGKFTEEEERVIINLHAVLGNKWSRIAAHLPGRTDNELKNYWNTQIRKKLLNMGIDPQTHKPRTDLNHLLNLSQLLCASQLGNLMNPWDTAFKLQVDAAQLAKTQLLQNLLKIINTNKPATVDTAGFLGSQNPYPIEGLLDGTSTLSDKELAPTPENITNNAGATSQTSTDFQALENPCAYFGNGFNYESNLGMNNQSLSNSFEQTENPLPGLVSASLGQTSSINQTDNKTETAPDSTIYEAWDKLIMEDEADGSYWKEILDLTSSSSSPISW